The proteins below come from a single Prolixibacter sp. NT017 genomic window:
- a CDS encoding alpha/beta hydrolase, with amino-acid sequence MKKLLPLLILTLAYTGSFAQSKADTSESEMILRTSTGNIAGTLTVPQQEKPMPVVIIIPGSGPTDRNGNSPIGLHTDVYKMLAEGLAKNKIASLRYDKRGIGESKAAMPDENSIRFDTYVQDVVDWITELKADKRFSKIYLLGHSEGSLIGMLAAEKNKVAGYISVSGPGRPMDEILREQLSNKLPPQLLSESDNILDSLKAGKTVANVPPALNTLYRPSVQPYMISHMKYNPAKEIAKLKMPVLIIQGTTDLQVPVSDARLLKAAKPDAQLDIIDNMNHVLKESDNDQQHNLATYRSPDFPLKAGLMNDLVQFIKH; translated from the coding sequence ATGAAAAAACTACTCCCTCTGCTTATTCTAACCTTAGCATATACTGGTTCTTTTGCACAAAGCAAAGCTGATACTTCCGAATCGGAAATGATACTAAGAACATCCACCGGGAATATTGCCGGAACCCTGACCGTACCTCAACAGGAAAAACCGATGCCGGTCGTTATTATCATTCCCGGTTCCGGCCCTACCGACCGGAATGGCAACTCGCCAATTGGCCTTCATACGGATGTCTACAAAATGTTGGCTGAAGGACTGGCAAAAAATAAGATTGCTTCGCTGCGTTACGACAAACGGGGAATCGGCGAAAGCAAAGCTGCCATGCCTGATGAGAATTCCATCCGGTTCGACACCTATGTGCAGGATGTGGTTGATTGGATAACGGAACTAAAAGCAGATAAGCGTTTCTCGAAGATTTATTTGCTCGGACACAGCGAGGGTTCCCTGATTGGCATGTTGGCCGCCGAAAAAAACAAGGTCGCCGGATACATCTCTGTTTCGGGACCGGGCCGCCCAATGGACGAAATTCTGCGCGAACAACTGTCCAACAAGTTACCTCCTCAGTTGCTCAGCGAATCGGATAATATCCTCGACAGTCTGAAAGCGGGCAAAACTGTTGCCAATGTTCCCCCGGCGCTGAATACACTTTACAGGCCCTCAGTTCAGCCATATATGATTTCCCACATGAAATACAATCCGGCTAAAGAAATTGCGAAACTGAAAATGCCCGTGCTGATTATCCAGGGAACCACCGACCTGCAGGTTCCGGTGAGCGATGCCCGGTTATTAAAAGCCGCCAAACCGGATGCCCAACTGGATATCATCGACAACATGAACCATGTGCTGAAGGAATCGGACAACGATCAGCAACATAACCTGGCTACTTACCGGAGTCCGGATTTCCCGTTGAAAGCAGGTTTGATGAACGACCTGGTGCAGTTCATTAAGCACTGA
- a CDS encoding YIP1 family protein: MNKFLNPFRYIAGGKSLLAGIVVLLLTAITGYFSHTHFPDLISIKLSPAFPLWYFVAQVFTNWLVISVVLYLLALIFSSSSVRMVDIFGTQALARAPYFLAAVTGFFSVMHKFGRYILYTRFHQGEPIDLTSTDVVLVVFLMILSLFLSIWTIILMYNAFRVSANVKGGKAVPLFIVAVIISTVATLFLSRYYLSLVTR, encoded by the coding sequence ATGAACAAATTCCTCAATCCATTCCGATACATCGCCGGTGGCAAGTCATTACTGGCAGGAATAGTTGTTCTTTTACTGACAGCCATCACAGGATATTTCAGCCATACGCATTTTCCTGACCTAATTTCCATTAAACTTTCCCCTGCATTTCCCCTTTGGTATTTCGTAGCGCAGGTTTTCACCAACTGGCTGGTCATTTCTGTAGTGTTGTATCTACTGGCGCTTATTTTCTCATCATCCTCCGTGCGGATGGTTGATATCTTCGGAACCCAGGCATTGGCGCGTGCTCCATACTTTTTGGCTGCTGTCACCGGCTTTTTTAGTGTCATGCACAAATTTGGCCGCTACATCTTATACACCCGTTTTCACCAGGGAGAACCTATAGATTTAACTTCCACCGATGTCGTTTTGGTTGTATTCCTAATGATACTATCTCTTTTTCTTTCCATTTGGACCATTATCCTCATGTACAATGCTTTCAGAGTTTCAGCCAATGTGAAAGGAGGAAAAGCCGTGCCACTTTTCATTGTTGCTGTCATCATTTCGACGGTCGCAACCTTATTTCTTTCGAGATATTATCTCAGCCTGGTCACCAGATAA
- a CDS encoding DUF2089 family protein translates to MEKKLPIVCPSCESELKVNSMHCESCSTTISGMFELPLLLKLSRKEQDFILDFVKASGSLKIMAGKLGLSYPTVRNMLDDLIGKIEKLQNTPQS, encoded by the coding sequence ATGGAGAAAAAGCTACCCATCGTTTGTCCGAGCTGTGAATCGGAGTTAAAAGTGAACAGCATGCACTGCGAATCCTGTTCGACCACCATCAGCGGGATGTTTGAACTCCCCCTGTTGCTGAAACTAAGCCGGAAAGAACAGGATTTTATTCTCGACTTTGTGAAAGCTAGCGGAAGCCTGAAAATCATGGCGGGAAAATTGGGTCTGAGTTACCCCACGGTCCGCAATATGCTGGATGATCTGATTGGTAAGATTGAGAAACTTCAAAACACACCGCAATCATGA
- a CDS encoding type 1 glutamine amidotransferase, which translates to MKPIRIHYLQHVSFEGLGCIEQWITRNHHTLTVTRFFENDELPSPSDFDMLIIMGGPMGIYDDEKYPWLTEERLFIRQAIDANKTVLGICLGSQFIADAMGAKVYPNREKEIGWFDISLTDDGRQSRLLNGFDETFPVFHWHGDTFELPSGAMHLFQSEGCLNQAFLRDNVLGLQFHFEVTLESLTEMVKHGKEELTAGKYIQSAEEILAHQQLIPQNNELMFTILDRITRHIN; encoded by the coding sequence ATGAAACCAATTCGCATTCACTACCTGCAACACGTTTCGTTCGAAGGCCTGGGTTGCATCGAACAATGGATAACGCGAAACCACCATACTTTAACTGTCACCCGCTTCTTCGAAAACGATGAGCTTCCCTCCCCTTCCGATTTCGATATGCTCATCATCATGGGCGGCCCAATGGGAATATACGACGATGAAAAATATCCATGGTTAACCGAAGAAAGACTGTTCATCCGACAGGCCATCGATGCAAATAAAACAGTTCTGGGCATCTGTCTCGGTTCTCAATTCATTGCCGACGCGATGGGCGCCAAAGTCTATCCTAACCGGGAAAAAGAAATTGGTTGGTTCGATATCTCTTTAACCGATGATGGCCGTCAATCCAGGTTACTGAACGGATTTGATGAAACTTTTCCCGTTTTTCACTGGCATGGAGATACTTTCGAACTGCCATCAGGCGCAATGCATCTTTTTCAATCAGAAGGCTGCCTGAACCAGGCATTCCTTCGCGACAATGTGCTGGGACTGCAGTTTCACTTTGAAGTCACTTTGGAAAGCTTAACGGAAATGGTAAAACACGGGAAAGAAGAACTGACTGCGGGAAAATATATCCAAAGCGCAGAAGAAATTCTGGCTCACCAACAGCTCATTCCACAGAATAATGAATTGATGTTTACCATTCTCGATCGAATAACGCGGCATATCAACTAA
- a CDS encoding nuclear transport factor 2 family protein: MKTKELTTADVAVIKHDVTRLMENFHAELMAKNIKAMMKLMAEDGLYCGTDPGEFMGKKEFGDMVNQTVEEMNILEYPIQRREVRIGQNGQSALVLEQFVIKQFSAHMQLRLISQCTHSHHGWLIDFMSWNFIPANEDVEKINKALEQ, from the coding sequence ATGAAAACTAAGGAACTGACAACTGCGGATGTGGCAGTTATTAAGCATGATGTCACCCGTTTGATGGAAAATTTCCATGCAGAACTGATGGCGAAGAACATAAAGGCCATGATGAAATTGATGGCGGAAGATGGACTCTACTGTGGTACGGACCCTGGCGAGTTTATGGGCAAGAAGGAATTTGGCGATATGGTGAATCAGACCGTTGAAGAAATGAATATTCTTGAATACCCGATTCAGAGGCGGGAAGTAAGAATTGGACAAAATGGTCAGTCTGCTCTGGTACTAGAGCAATTTGTTATTAAACAATTCAGTGCACACATGCAGTTGAGGCTGATTTCACAATGCACCCACTCTCATCATGGCTGGTTAATTGATTTTATGAGCTGGAACTTCATTCCGGCCAACGAAGATGTGGAAAAAATAAATAAAGCCCTGGAGCAATAA
- a CDS encoding cold-shock protein, producing MNKGTVKFFNEAKGFGFIKDENSSKEYFVHSTGLIDQIREDDEVTFELQEGKKGLNAVNVKLA from the coding sequence ATGAACAAAGGAACAGTAAAATTTTTTAATGAAGCCAAAGGTTTTGGGTTCATTAAAGACGAAAATTCGTCAAAAGAATATTTCGTGCATTCAACCGGATTGATTGACCAGATTCGCGAGGATGATGAAGTAACGTTTGAATTGCAGGAGGGCAAAAAAGGTTTAAATGCAGTCAATGTGAAACTAGCATAG
- a CDS encoding GH92 family glycosyl hydrolase codes for MKKILLLPMLIAGIVLTLKGQPPTEQLTSFVDPFIGTEGAGNVFPGASLPFGMVKLGPDCGDKSSNSGYVPGGVIHGFSHVHVSGTGGGPKYGNILVMPFTGPFQPEKIQSQPANEQASPGYFAVDLTNYDIKAEMTVSRRVGFNRYTFSDTNERGILVDAGSMLGEHHCCGEAQQLIGSEINVVSDTLIQGYTRVRGGWNKGGEYTVFFSAVFDTPAKSYGTWKGDVASPEKASEYDSGEKTGAWFFFGNGSKKAIQVKVGISFISCGKALANLRQEVPGWDFEKVHQDAVQTWNKVLNTIHVEGASDDMKKVFYTAMYHAMLMPVDRTGENPKWHSDEPYYDDFYAIWDTFRATNPLLTLIQPNRERDIVRSLIDIYRYEGYMPDSRSGNQTGRTQGGSNCDMVVADAFLKGLKGIDYQTGYEAMVEDAEIPPGGDQQTDGRGGINEYIKLGYVPAEYEPKGKSPTLHTPKLYDRAGTRTVEYSANDWAIAQVAKGLGKEADYEKYRKRASNWANLWQRQVNDSGVSGFIWPRRRDGSWVENFSTTKAGSWGNFFYEADAWEYSFYVPQDAQALIDSCGGPETFVKRLDTFFTGPNYRVDNEPSFFTPCLYTYAGYQYKSSDRIRDIIQKHYTSARDGIPGNDDSGSMSAWLVFNAVGFYPNAGQDVYLITAPHFHRAVLDLGDGKQLEIIASNLSEKNRYIQSATLNGQPLKRAWFRHSEIADGGKLRFVMGPQPSDFGKEHLPPSLSDPE; via the coding sequence ATGAAAAAAATCTTGCTTCTCCCGATGCTGATTGCAGGCATCGTATTGACCTTAAAAGGACAACCTCCAACAGAACAACTCACGTCATTTGTCGATCCGTTTATTGGAACGGAAGGTGCGGGTAATGTATTCCCGGGCGCTTCGCTGCCGTTCGGAATGGTCAAGCTAGGCCCTGATTGCGGCGATAAAAGTTCCAATTCCGGTTATGTTCCCGGAGGCGTGATTCATGGTTTCAGCCATGTTCACGTAAGTGGAACCGGCGGAGGTCCGAAATACGGAAACATTCTGGTAATGCCCTTCACCGGGCCGTTTCAACCAGAAAAAATTCAATCACAACCAGCCAATGAACAGGCCAGTCCGGGTTATTTTGCCGTTGATCTGACTAATTATGACATCAAAGCCGAGATGACCGTCAGCAGGCGCGTCGGTTTTAACCGGTACACGTTCAGTGACACAAACGAACGCGGTATTCTCGTCGATGCTGGCAGCATGCTGGGCGAACACCATTGTTGCGGTGAAGCCCAACAGCTTATTGGCTCAGAAATCAATGTCGTTTCCGATACACTGATTCAGGGGTACACCCGCGTAAGAGGCGGATGGAACAAAGGTGGGGAATACACCGTTTTCTTCTCCGCCGTTTTCGATACGCCAGCCAAATCATACGGGACATGGAAAGGAGACGTGGCGTCCCCTGAAAAGGCATCAGAATACGATAGCGGAGAAAAAACGGGTGCCTGGTTCTTTTTTGGGAATGGAAGTAAAAAAGCCATTCAGGTGAAAGTAGGCATCTCTTTCATCAGTTGCGGAAAAGCACTGGCCAATCTGCGACAAGAAGTTCCGGGATGGGATTTTGAAAAAGTACATCAGGATGCTGTTCAAACCTGGAATAAGGTGTTGAATACAATTCATGTGGAAGGCGCTTCGGATGATATGAAAAAAGTTTTCTACACTGCAATGTACCACGCGATGCTGATGCCGGTTGACCGGACCGGAGAGAATCCGAAATGGCACTCCGATGAGCCATATTACGACGATTTCTACGCCATCTGGGATACCTTCAGAGCAACGAATCCCTTGCTGACACTCATTCAACCCAACCGGGAGAGAGATATCGTTCGCTCGCTGATTGACATTTACCGTTACGAAGGCTACATGCCCGATTCGCGAAGCGGCAATCAGACCGGACGTACCCAGGGCGGTAGCAACTGCGACATGGTTGTTGCTGATGCGTTCCTAAAAGGACTGAAAGGCATCGACTATCAAACAGGTTACGAAGCGATGGTAGAAGATGCTGAAATTCCACCCGGTGGCGACCAGCAAACCGATGGTCGCGGCGGCATTAACGAATATATCAAGTTGGGGTATGTACCCGCCGAATACGAACCGAAAGGGAAATCTCCGACACTACATACGCCCAAACTCTATGATCGGGCCGGAACGCGTACTGTAGAATATTCTGCTAACGATTGGGCCATTGCCCAAGTGGCTAAAGGACTTGGCAAAGAAGCCGACTATGAAAAATACCGTAAACGGGCGTCCAACTGGGCCAATTTATGGCAACGACAAGTGAACGATAGCGGCGTAAGCGGTTTCATCTGGCCCAGGCGAAGAGACGGTTCGTGGGTCGAGAATTTCTCTACAACGAAAGCTGGCAGCTGGGGCAATTTCTTCTATGAAGCCGATGCATGGGAATATTCTTTTTACGTCCCACAAGACGCACAGGCACTGATTGACAGTTGCGGTGGCCCGGAAACGTTCGTCAAAAGGCTGGATACTTTCTTTACCGGCCCAAACTACCGCGTCGACAACGAACCAAGTTTCTTTACTCCCTGCTTGTACACCTATGCCGGTTACCAATACAAAAGCAGCGACCGCATTCGCGATATCATCCAAAAGCATTACACTTCTGCTCGCGATGGGATTCCCGGTAATGACGACTCCGGTTCCATGTCTGCCTGGCTGGTTTTCAACGCCGTTGGTTTCTACCCTAACGCAGGACAGGATGTATACCTCATCACAGCTCCACATTTTCATCGTGCTGTACTTGATTTAGGTGATGGCAAACAACTGGAAATCATTGCCTCCAACCTTTCGGAGAAGAACCGTTACATCCAATCGGCAACACTGAACGGTCAACCGCTCAAAAGAGCCTGGTTCCGCCACAGTGAAATTGCCGACGGAGGAAAACTTCGGTTTGTTATGGGGCCCCAACCTTCGGACTTTGGGAAAGAACATTTACCTCCTTCCCTTTCCGATCCGGAATAG
- a CDS encoding TonB-dependent receptor domain-containing protein, whose amino-acid sequence MTQFIISEKSKKVVYLMLILMISFQNLWAHSITGQVKDGKSEQSIPYATISLYTTSDSSLITGTVSGTDGHFALRQVASGKYNLRVSFMGYQTVNRTIVLTNQEDYHAGTILLREIAVKLGEGEAVAIGERIKAKTEPDKTTYFINKKMEDASNTGLDVLKYVPGVQLDFSQNLSLEGNQNILLLVDGKERDTGFIRQLDASQIDKVEVTTMPGSKYDASVSGVINIILKHRETGINGYVHGEIPTSQNVVYIFPGYGLNYGGKKFSLQTSYSGQVSNFPIVNNSYREISKPQQTTTITSQQDVMQNNWSHRFNFGIDYFMNKQNQFNLYTFYNPYSSEHNGTMTLQSQINQTQDRYWQAKKTDNDRNHKLFGSLYYKHLFHQPNQELTVDASYYYLTAHNATTYAYDSSSEGGASKQTNIVRPRQQNASIKIDFTTPLTEYFKLETGMKDILKSMTDRQSDSFRYRENILAGYGSLSFAKNNVQLNAGLRAEHSTNDFIDHFTRHFWAWLPSASLNYQLSKTKSLKISYRRSIYRPNIYQLNPYVSQNDPFSLQSGNPWLKPQFSQDLFLDYSMRLGNNFLSTRLFYNQSTRVINSLTFVNDSNLFETNIYNAGEVEQLGLQISSALKLGKTFALNPYLKVFSNWTHPNVIARQYQTVAKQELSYEVGLSAIASFKHDWTAAFRMQYYHPTTDIQTIRNMSDALYFISVEKTIKKKIKLGIVSGLPFKRSFAYHGEKTQGPNFYQRSVGSVILPSVPVWFSIRYQFSSGKKVHTIQRETEKLDQIPKKGF is encoded by the coding sequence ATGACACAATTCATTATCTCCGAAAAGAGCAAAAAAGTCGTCTATCTTATGCTCATCCTGATGATCAGTTTTCAGAACCTATGGGCCCATTCCATCACTGGTCAGGTGAAGGATGGCAAAAGCGAGCAATCGATACCGTATGCTACCATATCGCTCTACACCACCAGCGATTCATCATTAATAACCGGAACCGTGAGCGGAACCGATGGGCACTTTGCACTCAGGCAGGTAGCTTCGGGCAAATACAACCTTCGCGTTAGCTTCATGGGGTATCAAACCGTAAACCGTACGATTGTTCTAACGAACCAGGAAGACTATCACGCGGGAACCATTCTCTTGCGGGAAATCGCCGTCAAATTAGGAGAAGGAGAAGCAGTAGCAATCGGCGAACGCATCAAAGCCAAAACCGAACCGGATAAAACGACCTATTTCATCAATAAGAAGATGGAAGATGCATCGAACACCGGCCTTGATGTGCTGAAATATGTTCCGGGCGTACAACTTGATTTCAGTCAAAATCTTTCTCTTGAAGGAAACCAGAACATTCTGTTGCTTGTCGACGGCAAAGAGCGCGATACGGGATTCATCCGGCAACTCGACGCCAGCCAGATCGATAAAGTTGAAGTAACCACCATGCCCGGCTCGAAGTATGATGCCAGCGTCTCCGGCGTCATCAACATCATTTTGAAACACAGGGAAACCGGCATTAATGGTTACGTGCACGGCGAAATACCGACTTCCCAAAATGTCGTCTATATCTTCCCGGGATACGGACTCAATTACGGTGGCAAAAAATTCAGCCTGCAAACATCTTACAGCGGACAGGTCAGTAATTTCCCCATCGTTAATAACAGCTACCGTGAAATTAGTAAGCCACAGCAAACAACTACCATTACCTCGCAGCAGGACGTAATGCAAAACAACTGGTCGCACCGGTTTAATTTCGGCATCGACTATTTCATGAACAAACAAAACCAGTTCAACCTCTATACCTTTTACAACCCCTATTCCAGTGAGCACAACGGCACAATGACCTTACAGTCGCAGATAAACCAAACACAGGATCGTTACTGGCAAGCGAAGAAAACCGACAACGACCGGAATCATAAGCTGTTTGGCTCCCTTTATTACAAACACCTGTTCCATCAGCCCAACCAGGAACTGACTGTTGATGCCAGCTATTACTACCTCACGGCACACAACGCCACGACCTACGCTTATGATTCATCTTCCGAAGGTGGTGCCTCAAAGCAAACCAATATCGTCAGGCCCCGGCAGCAGAACGCCAGCATAAAAATAGATTTCACCACTCCGCTTACCGAATATTTTAAGCTGGAAACCGGAATGAAAGATATATTAAAATCGATGACCGACCGGCAATCTGACTCGTTCCGCTACCGCGAAAACATTCTTGCAGGATACGGCTCGCTTTCTTTCGCGAAAAATAACGTTCAACTTAACGCCGGGTTGCGTGCCGAACACTCGACCAATGATTTCATCGACCATTTCACGCGTCACTTCTGGGCGTGGTTGCCTTCAGCTTCATTGAACTATCAACTCTCAAAAACAAAGAGTCTCAAAATCTCTTACCGGCGCTCCATTTATCGCCCCAATATCTATCAGCTGAATCCATATGTGTCACAAAACGATCCCTTTAGTTTACAGAGTGGAAATCCCTGGTTGAAACCGCAATTCAGTCAGGATCTCTTCCTCGATTATTCGATGAGGTTGGGAAATAATTTCCTTTCGACCCGCCTGTTTTACAACCAATCAACTCGTGTCATCAATTCACTGACTTTCGTGAATGATTCGAATCTGTTTGAAACAAACATTTACAACGCGGGAGAAGTCGAACAACTCGGGCTACAAATCAGCAGCGCACTAAAGCTGGGCAAGACCTTCGCACTTAATCCCTACCTGAAGGTATTCAGTAATTGGACGCACCCCAATGTAATTGCCAGGCAATACCAAACCGTAGCCAAACAGGAACTTAGCTATGAGGTGGGGTTATCAGCCATCGCATCCTTCAAACACGACTGGACTGCAGCTTTCCGGATGCAGTATTACCATCCCACCACCGATATCCAGACAATTCGTAACATGTCCGATGCTCTCTACTTTATTTCGGTTGAGAAAACCATCAAAAAGAAGATTAAGTTAGGTATCGTTAGTGGTTTGCCCTTCAAACGCTCCTTCGCCTATCACGGAGAGAAAACCCAGGGACCAAATTTCTATCAACGTTCTGTAGGAAGTGTTATTCTTCCGTCTGTTCCGGTTTGGTTTTCCATCCGCTACCAGTTTAGTTCCGGCAAAAAAGTACACACCATTCAACGGGAAACAGAAAAACTTGACCAGATTCCGAAGAAAGGATTCTAA
- a CDS encoding LytTR family DNA-binding domain-containing protein, translating into MERRFYHRLTGKFPKNYLIKYPLSGAIVLASFSFLFTLMYDPLEFHGTQLYTYPQLMGLYCATAGFADFSFVRLIRLFPYFSNEQEWTLIKEFTAVVFILLGVSIGIFVIQFFIDPQIPQWTFRNFLGSVKNAYLIGSLPFLFSMIINISNKIHHDSEISFSASGTSTPSPDAAEELIQIESKLKKETLEFYPSQFLYAESDGNYVVFYLQEKNEIKKKIIRNSISQIENQLTSQTRFFRTHRSFIVNLEKVTGKDGNTSGYRITVEGLSTEIPVSRQNVAKFDELYPFKG; encoded by the coding sequence ATGGAAAGGCGCTTTTATCATCGGCTCACTGGAAAATTTCCGAAGAATTACCTCATAAAATATCCACTCAGTGGAGCCATTGTCCTTGCGAGCTTCTCCTTCCTTTTTACCCTGATGTATGATCCACTTGAATTCCACGGCACACAACTCTATACATATCCTCAATTAATGGGACTCTACTGTGCTACAGCTGGTTTTGCCGATTTCTCGTTTGTCAGACTGATTCGATTGTTTCCCTATTTTAGTAATGAACAGGAATGGACACTCATCAAGGAGTTTACCGCGGTGGTATTCATATTACTGGGCGTCAGCATTGGAATTTTCGTTATTCAGTTTTTTATTGACCCCCAAATTCCGCAGTGGACATTCAGAAATTTTCTTGGTTCTGTGAAAAACGCTTATCTAATTGGCAGCCTCCCCTTCCTGTTTTCTATGATTATCAACATTTCAAATAAAATTCATCACGATAGTGAGATAAGTTTTTCTGCTTCCGGAACAAGTACTCCCTCACCTGACGCAGCGGAAGAGCTGATTCAAATTGAATCAAAACTGAAAAAAGAAACACTGGAATTTTATCCCAGCCAGTTTCTGTATGCCGAATCGGATGGTAATTACGTAGTGTTTTACCTACAGGAAAAAAATGAAATAAAGAAGAAAATCATTCGTAACTCAATTAGTCAGATAGAAAACCAGTTAACATCTCAAACGCGTTTCTTCCGGACACACCGATCTTTCATCGTCAATCTGGAAAAGGTTACCGGGAAGGATGGAAACACCTCGGGCTACCGCATAACTGTCGAAGGCCTTTCCACTGAAATCCCGGTATCGCGTCAGAATGTGGCCAAATTCGATGAACTTTACCCGTTCAAAGGCTAA
- a CDS encoding LytTR family DNA-binding domain-containing protein yields the protein MESRIYIWLNRRFPQNYILKYPLRGFLILVLFTFLFALIYQPLRSHGTGNLTYGETMAIYSVVAALGATLCIWLLKVFRYFSGIEEWTLFKELVAIFLVVLGMGVSIYLFAFVIEPAAPRWNLATFWNSVKSAFLVGILPFSFFTIIHLNQLPGRKSSLYGSPTETSKPETTEEQIEIESKLKKEKLAFYPSQFLYAEADGNYVVFYLQDEKEIRKKIIRNSIGQIEEQLANQPRFFRTHRSFIVHLDKVFQKQGNASGYRLKFHGVKDEIPVSRQNTARFDEVWKSPNE from the coding sequence ATGGAGAGTCGTATTTACATCTGGCTAAACCGAAGATTTCCGCAAAATTATATTCTGAAATATCCTCTCAGAGGATTTCTGATACTCGTTTTATTTACGTTCCTTTTTGCACTCATTTATCAGCCACTTCGCTCCCACGGCACAGGAAATTTGACCTATGGGGAGACCATGGCCATTTACAGCGTGGTGGCAGCCCTGGGAGCCACACTGTGCATATGGCTACTAAAGGTTTTTCGGTATTTTTCAGGTATCGAAGAGTGGACACTCTTCAAAGAGTTGGTAGCCATTTTCCTAGTTGTGCTGGGCATGGGTGTCAGCATCTATTTGTTTGCCTTTGTCATTGAGCCAGCTGCTCCCCGATGGAATTTGGCCACCTTCTGGAATTCAGTAAAAAGTGCTTTTCTGGTGGGCATTCTACCCTTCTCCTTTTTCACGATCATTCACCTGAACCAGCTTCCCGGAAGAAAATCATCCCTGTATGGCTCCCCCACCGAAACATCCAAGCCTGAAACAACGGAGGAGCAAATTGAAATTGAATCGAAATTGAAAAAAGAAAAACTGGCTTTTTATCCCAGTCAGTTTTTGTATGCCGAAGCAGATGGTAATTATGTAGTTTTCTATCTTCAGGATGAAAAGGAAATTCGGAAAAAGATCATCCGTAATTCTATTGGCCAGATAGAAGAACAGTTGGCCAATCAACCTCGTTTCTTCCGTACACATCGCTCGTTCATTGTTCATCTGGATAAAGTATTCCAGAAGCAGGGAAATGCTTCGGGTTACCGACTAAAGTTCCATGGCGTAAAAGATGAAATACCGGTATCCAGACAAAACACGGCCCGGTTTGATGAAGTCTGGAAAAGCCCGAATGAGTGA